A single window of Nocardia sp. NBC_01327 DNA harbors:
- a CDS encoding AMP-binding protein produces MDLPVAPEVIRGLLIDPQLYPRIFAGVGACEQVDTLGEGLSWLMRIGTITSGVHTRRATFHPDRHGGMQLRCTETGALVSVRLRRREELTRLTISYFGVGRIHPAVAALSNAEVIEWTEAGFARLLELVSGAQTSVVVNGEDRPLRRRAQVAGQIAATGVVRPLRPVRAVKQMGGLARWGFNLAGGYAAAAGYAPDRIAVVDGHGSRTFREMHERSRALAGAMASLGLGPGEAVGLLARNHAGMIETMVAAGKLGVDVILLNAGLSARRIEDIVQRHRLTSLFVDGDLEPLVDYLHADIRRYRTDSPAGGHTTTEDLIAQGHTRFRAPARKGRLIVLTSGTSGTPKGARRPHARGFATIAALLSRIPLRMNETMLIPAPLFHTWGLAALQLSTALRATVVLPERFDAEDCLRLVAEHRVSSLIVVPTMVQRILDLPVAVRARYDTSSLRVVASCGAPLTGTTVLRFLDAFGDILYNTYGSTEVSWATIATPEDLRVSPTTAGRPPLGTRVAVLDDHRKPVAIGAIGRIYVGNHMLFDGYVNCPPPEEAGGLLDTGDLGYLDMTGRLFIAGRDDEMIISGGENVFPRPVEEALAHLPQISEVAVVGVPDHEFGQRLAAYIVKREGSGLDPDMVRTYIRHRLSRFSVPRDIVFLPALPRGETGKVLKRLLTGALADPPTA; encoded by the coding sequence GTGGATTTGCCGGTCGCACCGGAAGTGATCCGCGGTCTCCTGATCGATCCGCAGCTGTATCCGAGAATTTTCGCGGGTGTGGGCGCCTGCGAGCAGGTGGACACCCTCGGCGAGGGGCTGTCCTGGTTGATGCGCATCGGCACCATCACCTCCGGGGTGCATACCCGCAGGGCGACCTTCCACCCCGATCGGCACGGCGGCATGCAACTGCGGTGCACCGAGACCGGCGCCCTGGTGAGCGTGCGGCTGCGCAGGCGGGAGGAGCTGACGCGGCTCACCATCTCCTATTTCGGAGTCGGCCGCATCCATCCCGCGGTGGCGGCGCTGTCGAATGCGGAGGTGATCGAGTGGACCGAGGCCGGATTCGCGCGACTGCTCGAATTGGTCTCCGGTGCGCAGACTTCGGTCGTGGTCAATGGCGAGGACCGTCCGTTGCGGCGGCGCGCCCAGGTGGCCGGGCAGATCGCGGCGACCGGCGTGGTGCGCCCGCTGCGGCCGGTGCGCGCGGTGAAACAGATGGGCGGCCTGGCCAGATGGGGTTTCAACCTGGCCGGCGGGTATGCGGCGGCAGCCGGGTACGCACCCGATCGGATCGCCGTGGTGGACGGTCACGGGTCTCGGACATTCCGTGAGATGCACGAGCGCAGCCGGGCGCTCGCGGGCGCCATGGCGAGCCTCGGACTCGGACCCGGCGAGGCGGTGGGGCTGCTCGCGCGCAATCACGCCGGAATGATCGAAACCATGGTCGCCGCAGGCAAACTCGGCGTCGATGTTATTCTACTCAATGCCGGATTGTCGGCACGGCGGATCGAGGACATCGTGCAGCGGCACCGGCTCACCTCACTGTTCGTGGACGGGGATCTCGAACCGCTGGTCGACTACCTGCACGCCGATATCCGCCGCTACCGGACCGATTCACCGGCCGGCGGGCATACGACAACGGAGGATCTGATAGCGCAGGGCCACACCAGGTTCCGCGCACCCGCCCGGAAGGGCCGGCTGATCGTCCTCACCTCGGGGACCAGCGGCACCCCGAAGGGCGCCCGCCGCCCGCATGCCCGGGGATTCGCCACCATCGCCGCCCTGCTGTCGCGAATTCCCCTGCGCATGAACGAAACCATGCTCATCCCCGCACCGCTGTTCCACACCTGGGGGCTGGCGGCGCTGCAGTTGAGCACCGCCCTGCGCGCCACCGTCGTCCTGCCCGAACGATTCGACGCCGAGGACTGCCTGCGGCTTGTCGCCGAACACCGGGTGAGTTCCCTCATCGTCGTGCCGACCATGGTGCAGCGCATTCTCGATCTGCCCGTCGCGGTGCGCGCCCGATACGACACCTCGAGCCTGCGCGTAGTCGCGAGTTGCGGTGCGCCACTGACCGGTACGACCGTGCTGCGCTTCCTGGACGCTTTCGGCGACATCCTCTACAACACCTACGGGTCCACCGAGGTGTCCTGGGCCACCATCGCCACTCCGGAGGATCTGCGGGTCTCCCCGACCACGGCCGGTCGGCCGCCGCTCGGCACCAGGGTCGCGGTGCTGGACGACCATCGGAAACCCGTCGCCATCGGCGCGATCGGGCGGATCTACGTCGGCAACCATATGCTCTTCGACGGCTATGTGAACTGCCCGCCGCCCGAGGAGGCCGGCGGACTGCTGGACACCGGCGATCTCGGGTATCTCGATATGACCGGCCGCCTGTTCATCGCCGGCCGGGACGACGAGATGATCATCTCCGGTGGTGAGAACGTTTTCCCCCGCCCGGTCGAGGAGGCCCTGGCCCATCTGCCGCAGATCAGCGAGGTGGCCGTGGTCGGCGTTCCGGATCACGAGTTCGGCCAGCGCCTGGCCGCCTATATCGTCAAACGTGAAGGCTCAGGCCTGGATCCGGATATGGTCCGCACCTATATCCGCCATCGCCTGAGCCGCTTCAGCGTTCCCCGCGATATCGTCTTCCTCCCCGCGCTCCCCCGCGGCGAGACCGGCAAGGTCCTCAAGCGACTGCTCACCGGGGCGCTGGCCGATCCCCCGACCGCCTGA
- a CDS encoding HdeD family acid-resistance protein, whose translation MTATHLAGPAHPMARHAWKSILITGVAAAVLGLLILAWPGPTLVVAGVLLGVYLVISGVLQLFAAFGPHVTAGMRVLAFLSGILSLMLGFFCFRSVFESVLLLALWIGIGWLFRGVTLLIAALSDPASPSRVWQAVFGLVIAAGGAVLIVSPFDSISVLTVLTGWWLIVIGVMEAFTAFQVRKSTDAPLPAG comes from the coding sequence ATGACTGCAACGCATTTGGCGGGACCGGCGCATCCGATGGCCCGGCACGCATGGAAATCCATTTTGATCACCGGTGTCGCGGCGGCGGTACTCGGTCTGCTGATTCTGGCGTGGCCCGGCCCCACGCTGGTGGTCGCCGGTGTGCTGCTGGGCGTCTACCTCGTGATATCCGGTGTGCTGCAACTGTTCGCGGCATTCGGCCCGCATGTCACCGCTGGGATGCGGGTGCTCGCCTTCCTCAGCGGCATCCTGTCGCTGATGCTGGGATTCTTCTGCTTCCGCAGCGTCTTCGAATCGGTGCTGCTGCTGGCCCTGTGGATCGGTATCGGCTGGCTGTTCCGCGGTGTCACGCTGCTCATCGCGGCGCTGTCGGATCCGGCGTCGCCGTCCCGCGTGTGGCAGGCGGTGTTCGGTCTTGTCATCGCCGCCGGTGGCGCGGTGCTGATCGTGTCGCCTTTCGACTCGATCAGCGTCCTCACCGTGCTCACGGGCTGGTGGCTCATCGTCATCGGGGTCATGGAGGCTTTCACGGCCTTTCAAGTCCGCAAGAGCACGGACGCCCCGCTACCCGCCGGCTGA
- a CDS encoding GlxA family transcriptional regulator gives MHTVAVLALPDTIAFDLTTPIEVFGRVTLATGRPGYRVLVCGTEPVVTAGPLALATDHGLDALLRADTIVVPGRNNPAVATPPAAVAALRAAAAAGTRIASICVGAFTVAEAGLLDGKRATTHWFAAELFRSAFPRVDLDPDVLYVDNGQILTSAGASAGLDLCLHLVRRDYGTAVAAEASRLAVAPLHRDGGQAQFIVRNRQAVHTTLAPLLHWIEENAHRDLTLEDLAAHAATSIRTLNRRFHDETGQTPMQWLNVTRIRLAQELLETTDYDVERIARRTGFTSATNFRTQFKRLSGVAPTAYRRTYHGG, from the coding sequence ATGCACACCGTCGCTGTTCTGGCGCTGCCCGATACGATCGCCTTCGATCTGACGACCCCGATCGAGGTGTTCGGACGCGTAACGCTGGCCACGGGCAGGCCCGGGTACCGCGTCCTCGTGTGCGGGACCGAACCGGTCGTCACCGCCGGTCCGCTCGCATTGGCCACCGACCACGGGCTGGACGCGCTGCTGCGCGCCGACACCATCGTCGTGCCCGGCCGGAACAACCCTGCGGTCGCGACCCCGCCCGCCGCCGTGGCCGCACTCCGCGCGGCGGCGGCCGCGGGCACCCGGATCGCCTCCATCTGCGTCGGCGCCTTCACCGTCGCCGAAGCCGGCCTCCTCGACGGAAAACGCGCTACGACACACTGGTTCGCGGCCGAGCTCTTCCGCTCGGCGTTCCCCCGGGTCGATCTGGACCCCGATGTCCTCTACGTCGACAACGGTCAGATCCTCACCTCGGCCGGGGCGTCGGCCGGTCTGGATCTGTGCCTGCATCTGGTCCGCCGGGACTACGGAACGGCGGTGGCCGCCGAAGCCTCCCGACTCGCCGTCGCGCCGCTACATCGTGACGGCGGCCAAGCCCAATTCATCGTCCGCAATCGCCAGGCCGTGCACACCACCCTTGCACCGCTCCTGCACTGGATCGAGGAGAACGCCCACCGCGATCTCACCCTGGAGGATCTCGCCGCCCACGCCGCCACCAGCATTCGCACCCTCAACCGCCGCTTCCATGACGAGACCGGCCAGACACCCATGCAATGGCTCAACGTCACCCGCATCCGCCTCGCCCAGGAACTCCTCGAGACCACCGACTACGACGTCGAACGCATTGCCCGCAGAACCGGTTTCACCTCCGCGACCAACTTCCGCACCCAGTTCAAACGCCTCAGCGGCGTCGCACCCACCGCGTACCGCCGGACCTATCACGGCGGCTGA
- a CDS encoding DJ-1/PfpI family protein produces MHAQIVLFDGFDPLDVIAPFEVLAAGSDAVGGELIVELVSAEGARAVVSGTRGLVLHATAQLDPAKPGYIIVPGASGPVDCDPDAGVDTIPVLLARLGETDLVPLMRLALDNPAIVVATVCGGALGLAMAGLLEGRTATTHTLGTDMLEATGVNVVRARVVDDGDLVTAGGVTSGLDLALHLLERAYGPRVCLAVETLFEYERRGTTWTATGRVPVTV; encoded by the coding sequence ATGCATGCCCAAATCGTTCTGTTCGATGGCTTCGACCCGCTGGATGTGATCGCGCCGTTCGAGGTGCTCGCCGCCGGCAGTGACGCCGTCGGCGGTGAGCTGATCGTGGAGTTGGTCTCCGCCGAGGGAGCCCGAGCCGTGGTCAGCGGTACCCGCGGACTCGTACTGCACGCGACAGCCCAGCTCGATCCGGCGAAGCCCGGATACATCATCGTTCCCGGCGCATCGGGACCGGTCGACTGCGATCCCGACGCGGGCGTCGACACCATCCCGGTACTGCTAGCACGGCTGGGCGAGACCGACCTCGTCCCGCTCATGCGGCTGGCCCTGGACAACCCCGCGATCGTCGTCGCGACCGTCTGCGGCGGCGCGCTCGGACTGGCCATGGCGGGCCTGCTCGAGGGCCGCACTGCCACCACCCACACGCTCGGCACCGACATGCTGGAGGCCACCGGGGTCAATGTCGTGCGCGCGCGAGTCGTGGACGACGGCGACCTGGTCACCGCGGGCGGCGTCACCTCCGGTCTCGATCTCGCGCTGCACCTGCTGGAACGCGCGTACGGCCCCCGCGTCTGCCTCGCCGTGGAGACCCTCTTCGAATACGAGCGGCGCGGCACCACCTGGACCGCCACCGGGCGCGTCCCCGTCACCGTATGA
- a CDS encoding adenylate kinase codes for MRLVILGPNGSGKGTQAEMLKRELGVPHISTGELFRAAMRDGTPVGLEAAAMVAAGELVPDDLVLKILGDRLAESDAAGGYILDGYPRTGAQAGALDDLLAAGDRALDRVIELAVSDDVIIGRCEIRFAAQHRTDDDPEVVRERLALYRNHIPAITAHYADRGIMTTIDGIGETTAVFQRILAALPA; via the coding sequence ATGCGATTGGTGATCCTGGGTCCCAATGGTTCCGGCAAAGGCACGCAGGCGGAGATGCTGAAGCGGGAACTCGGGGTGCCGCACATCTCGACCGGCGAGTTGTTCCGGGCGGCGATGCGGGACGGGACCCCGGTCGGGCTGGAGGCCGCCGCCATGGTGGCGGCCGGGGAGCTGGTGCCCGATGACCTGGTCCTGAAGATCCTCGGCGACCGTCTGGCCGAATCCGACGCGGCCGGTGGCTATATCCTCGACGGTTATCCACGGACCGGCGCCCAGGCCGGGGCGCTCGATGACCTGCTGGCCGCGGGCGATCGGGCACTCGACCGTGTCATCGAGCTCGCCGTATCCGATGACGTGATCATCGGCCGCTGCGAGATCCGCTTCGCCGCACAGCACCGCACAGACGACGATCCGGAAGTGGTCCGCGAGCGATTGGCCCTGTACCGCAACCACATTCCCGCCATCACCGCCCACTATGCCGACCGCGGCATCATGACCACGATCGACGGCATCGGGGAGACGACGGCAGTGTTCCAGCGCATTCTCGCCGCACTGCCCGCCTGA
- a CDS encoding phytoene desaturase family protein yields MTTATVVGGGPNGLAAAVALARAGVRVTVLEADSEIGGGTRTVEAIVPGLLHDQCSAVHPMAVGSPFLAELGLEQYGLSWRTPEIDCVHPLSEGRAGVLYRSVDCTAAGMGSDGRRWKLLFGSPSEHYDALAEDIMRPLLRVPRHPLTLARFGAPTPLPASALARAFHTEEARALFGGVAAHAFRPLHLPLTSAIGMGILTAGHRYGWPVAAGGSQSIARALAALLADLGGKIETGVRIDTAAQLPPSDLTMFDLTPESVADILGDRLPPRIARAYRNFRRGPGAFKVDFAVAEGVPWANPDARRAGTVHLGGPYREIATAERDVHAGRLPDRPFVLVGQQYLADPQRSAGDVHPLWAYAHVPHGYTGDATEAIITRIEQFAPGFRERIVGLTTRSTTEMAAHNPNFIGGDIMTGSKDIRQLVFGPRITLSPYTIGVPGMYLCSAATPPGPGAHGMCGANAAAVALAGSVTGSRPE; encoded by the coding sequence ATGACCACCGCGACCGTCGTCGGCGGCGGGCCCAATGGACTCGCCGCCGCCGTTGCCCTCGCGCGGGCGGGTGTGCGGGTGACCGTGCTGGAAGCCGACAGTGAGATCGGCGGCGGCACCCGCACCGTCGAGGCGATCGTGCCGGGACTGCTGCACGATCAGTGCTCGGCGGTGCACCCGATGGCGGTGGGTTCGCCCTTTCTGGCCGAGCTCGGGCTCGAACAGTACGGGTTGTCCTGGCGTACACCGGAAATCGACTGCGTGCATCCGCTCTCCGAGGGGCGCGCCGGTGTGCTGTACCGCTCGGTCGATTGCACCGCCGCAGGGATGGGTTCGGACGGCCGCCGGTGGAAGCTGTTGTTCGGCAGTCCCTCCGAGCATTACGACGCGCTGGCCGAGGACATTATGCGGCCGCTGCTGCGGGTGCCCCGGCACCCGCTCACGCTGGCCCGGTTCGGTGCGCCGACACCCTTGCCCGCCTCCGCACTGGCCCGCGCCTTCCACACCGAGGAGGCCCGAGCCCTGTTCGGAGGTGTTGCGGCCCATGCCTTCCGGCCGCTGCATCTGCCATTGACCTCGGCGATCGGCATGGGAATCCTGACGGCGGGCCATCGGTACGGCTGGCCCGTCGCGGCGGGCGGATCGCAGTCCATCGCCCGCGCGCTGGCGGCCCTGCTGGCGGACCTGGGCGGCAAGATCGAAACCGGAGTCCGGATCGATACCGCCGCCCAGCTGCCACCGTCGGACCTGACCATGTTCGATCTGACGCCGGAGTCCGTCGCCGATATCCTCGGCGACCGGCTCCCGCCGCGAATTGCCCGCGCCTACCGGAACTTTCGCCGCGGGCCGGGTGCGTTCAAGGTGGATTTCGCGGTGGCGGAGGGTGTGCCCTGGGCCAACCCGGACGCCCGCCGCGCCGGGACGGTCCATCTCGGCGGGCCGTACCGTGAAATCGCCACCGCCGAACGTGACGTCCACGCCGGGCGGTTGCCCGATCGCCCGTTCGTACTGGTCGGCCAGCAGTATCTGGCCGATCCGCAGCGCTCGGCCGGTGATGTCCACCCGCTCTGGGCCTACGCTCACGTGCCGCACGGCTACACCGGTGACGCCACGGAGGCGATCATCACCCGCATCGAGCAGTTCGCGCCCGGATTCCGGGAACGCATTGTCGGCCTGACGACCCGCAGCACCACCGAAATGGCGGCCCACAACCCCAATTTCATCGGCGGCGACATCATGACCGGGTCCAAGGATATCCGACAGCTCGTCTTCGGACCGCGAATCACACTGTCCCCGTACACGATCGGTGTGCCCGGGATGTACCTCTGCTCGGCCGCGACGCCGCCCGGCCCGGGAGCGCACGGCATGTGCGGCGCCAATGCCGCCGCCGTGGCGCTGGCCGGTTCGGTCACCGGTTCTCGGCCCGAGTAG
- a CDS encoding DUF3556 domain-containing protein, with amino-acid sequence MGFINPDLPAVEPEDFLRLPLMERMRILAVNWAEHGFGSPRMVHTIYILKLIVLYILGGIVVATTTSHLPAFWHVGQWWNQPIVYQKAILWTVLLESIGIAGSWGPLAGKVKPMTGGILFWARPRTIRLRPWKWVPFTGGDRRNWFDITLYVALLASVVVALVLPGVHSDSLSAAVPGNTSGLVNPALLIAPIVLLILNGLRDKTIFLAARGEQYLPALFFFAVLPFVDMIIALKLLIVIVWVGAGVSKFGKHFALVVPPMVSNSPSMPFTRIKRAHYRDFPRDLRPSRIADVMAHVGGTTVEVIAPLVLLFSTSHWLTAVAVAAMVIFHLFIVSTFPLAVPLEWNVLFAYASMFLFLGFPNGNGYSPFDLSSPWLAVALLAGLLFFPILGNFRPDKVSFLPSMRQYAGNWASAVWAFAPGAEGKLDRVTRTAKNQVDQFVDFGYEPQWAEITMQQVTAWRTMHSQGRGLFSVLLHNLPDIDSRTVREGEFLCNSLIGFNFGDGHLHNADFITAVQREARFEPGEAVIVWVESQAWGSRVQHYQLIDAALGVIERGTWVVADAVAEQPWLPDGPIPVTVTWTRPAQDHGHGALA; translated from the coding sequence ATGGGATTCATCAACCCCGATCTTCCCGCCGTCGAGCCGGAGGACTTCCTGCGGCTGCCGCTCATGGAGCGCATGCGGATACTCGCGGTCAACTGGGCCGAACACGGCTTCGGCTCACCGCGCATGGTGCACACGATCTACATCCTGAAACTGATCGTGCTGTACATCCTCGGCGGCATCGTGGTCGCCACCACCACCTCGCATCTGCCCGCCTTCTGGCATGTCGGGCAGTGGTGGAACCAGCCCATCGTCTATCAGAAGGCGATCCTGTGGACGGTCCTGCTGGAGAGCATCGGCATTGCCGGATCGTGGGGGCCGTTGGCGGGCAAGGTGAAACCCATGACCGGCGGCATCCTGTTCTGGGCGCGCCCGCGCACCATTCGGCTGCGGCCGTGGAAGTGGGTGCCGTTCACCGGCGGGGACCGGCGGAATTGGTTCGACATCACGCTGTACGTCGCGCTGCTGGCGTCCGTCGTCGTCGCGCTGGTTCTGCCTGGCGTGCACAGTGATTCGCTCTCCGCGGCGGTGCCGGGCAATACCTCGGGCCTGGTGAACCCGGCGCTGCTGATCGCGCCGATCGTGCTGCTGATCCTGAACGGGTTGCGGGACAAGACGATTTTCCTCGCGGCCCGTGGTGAGCAGTATCTGCCCGCGCTCTTCTTCTTCGCGGTACTGCCGTTCGTCGACATGATCATCGCGTTGAAACTGCTGATCGTCATCGTGTGGGTGGGCGCGGGAGTGTCCAAGTTCGGCAAGCATTTCGCCCTGGTGGTTCCGCCCATGGTCAGCAACAGCCCGTCGATGCCGTTCACCCGGATCAAGCGCGCCCACTACCGCGACTTCCCGCGTGATCTGCGGCCGTCCCGGATCGCGGATGTGATGGCGCATGTCGGCGGCACCACCGTCGAGGTGATCGCACCGCTGGTGCTGCTGTTCTCCACCAGTCACTGGCTCACCGCGGTGGCGGTCGCGGCGATGGTGATCTTCCACCTGTTCATCGTGTCGACCTTCCCGCTCGCGGTGCCGCTGGAGTGGAATGTGCTGTTCGCCTATGCATCGATGTTCCTGTTCCTGGGTTTCCCGAACGGGAACGGCTACAGCCCGTTCGACCTTTCCTCCCCGTGGCTGGCCGTGGCACTGCTGGCAGGCCTGCTGTTCTTCCCGATTCTCGGCAACTTCCGGCCCGATAAGGTCTCGTTCCTGCCGTCCATGCGGCAGTACGCCGGCAACTGGGCCTCCGCGGTGTGGGCGTTCGCCCCGGGAGCGGAGGGCAAACTGGATCGGGTGACGCGTACCGCGAAGAATCAGGTCGATCAGTTCGTCGATTTCGGTTATGAGCCGCAGTGGGCCGAGATCACCATGCAGCAGGTGACCGCGTGGCGGACCATGCACAGCCAGGGCCGCGGATTGTTCTCGGTCCTGCTGCACAACCTGCCCGATATCGACTCCCGCACCGTGCGTGAGGGTGAGTTCCTCTGCAATTCGCTGATCGGTTTCAATTTCGGCGACGGCCATCTGCACAATGCGGATTTCATCACCGCCGTACAGCGCGAGGCCCGGTTCGAACCGGGTGAGGCCGTCATCGTCTGGGTCGAATCGCAGGCGTGGGGGAGCCGGGTGCAGCACTACCAGCTCATCGATGCGGCGCTCGGCGTGATCGAACGCGGTACCTGGGTGGTCGCCGACGCGGTGGCCGAACAGCCCTGGCTGCCCGACGGACCCATCCCGGTGACGGTCACCTGGACCCGGCCCGCGCAGGACCACGGGCACGGAGCGCTGGCATGA
- a CDS encoding class I adenylate-forming enzyme family protein, whose amino-acid sequence MNLSALPDRRAAVRPDDPALTDDGVALNNTRFLEAVRRAAATLRAYGVGTGDVVAVMLPNTADLVLSLFAAWRLGAAVTPVNPALVTAEVAYQVADAGAKVLITDRAFDGPVRAVVPVRELSAGGTGAEVDPVDAGPEALALLIYTSGTTGRPKGVMLDHANLLAMCDMVIDALALTEADHSLLILPLFHVNGIVAGVLSPLLAGGRTTVAGRFDAATFFDSIESTRATYFSAVPTIYTMLANRPAHVRPDTSSVRFGICGAAPASVELIAKFQDRYGIPIIEGYGLSEGTCASTLNPVAGLRKPGTVGIPLPGQRIRILGAAGGDAPAGESGEVLISGPNVMRGYLNRPEATAATVVDGWLHTGDIGRFDEDGYLVLVDRAKDMIIRGGENIYPKEIETVVYQLPDIAEAAVVGRPDPVYGEQPILFVALTGGSALDATAIREHARTCLAKYKLPVAIRILGELPKNAVGKIDKPALRLLDADTH is encoded by the coding sequence ATGAATCTCTCGGCACTGCCGGACCGCCGGGCCGCCGTCCGCCCGGACGATCCGGCCCTCACCGATGACGGCGTCGCACTGAACAACACCCGCTTCCTCGAGGCGGTGCGGCGTGCCGCGGCCACCCTGCGCGCATACGGCGTCGGGACCGGTGACGTGGTCGCGGTCATGCTGCCCAATACCGCCGATCTGGTGCTGAGCCTGTTCGCCGCTTGGCGATTGGGCGCGGCGGTCACACCGGTGAATCCGGCGCTGGTCACCGCCGAAGTCGCGTATCAGGTGGCCGATGCGGGCGCGAAGGTCTTGATCACCGACCGCGCGTTCGACGGTCCGGTGCGCGCGGTGGTGCCGGTGCGGGAGCTGAGCGCGGGCGGAACCGGCGCGGAGGTCGATCCGGTCGACGCGGGCCCGGAGGCCCTGGCCCTGCTCATCTACACCAGCGGAACCACCGGCCGGCCCAAGGGCGTCATGCTCGATCACGCGAACCTGCTGGCCATGTGCGACATGGTGATCGACGCGCTCGCCCTGACCGAGGCCGATCACAGCCTGCTGATCCTGCCGCTGTTCCATGTGAACGGGATCGTGGCCGGAGTGCTGTCACCGCTGCTGGCGGGTGGGCGCACCACGGTCGCGGGACGCTTCGACGCGGCGACCTTCTTCGACAGCATCGAAAGCACCCGTGCCACGTACTTCTCCGCGGTGCCGACCATCTACACCATGCTGGCCAATCGGCCGGCGCACGTGCGCCCCGACACCTCGTCGGTCCGTTTCGGAATCTGCGGTGCGGCGCCCGCGAGCGTCGAGCTGATCGCCAAATTCCAAGACCGCTACGGCATTCCGATCATCGAGGGCTACGGGCTGTCCGAGGGGACCTGTGCCAGCACCCTCAATCCGGTTGCCGGACTGCGGAAACCGGGCACGGTCGGCATCCCGCTGCCGGGCCAGCGCATTCGCATCCTGGGCGCCGCGGGCGGCGACGCGCCCGCCGGAGAGAGCGGCGAGGTGCTGATCTCCGGGCCGAATGTCATGCGCGGCTACCTCAATCGCCCGGAGGCGACCGCCGCCACGGTGGTGGACGGCTGGCTGCACACCGGCGATATCGGCCGCTTCGACGAGGACGGCTATCTCGTCCTGGTGGATCGGGCCAAGGACATGATCATTCGCGGCGGCGAGAACATCTACCCCAAGGAGATCGAGACCGTCGTCTACCAGCTGCCCGATATTGCCGAGGCGGCGGTGGTGGGCAGGCCCGATCCGGTCTACGGCGAGCAGCCGATCCTGTTCGTCGCGCTCACCGGCGGTTCGGCCTTGGACGCCACCGCGATTCGTGAGCACGCGCGCACCTGTCTGGCGAAATACAAACTGCCCGTGGCGATCCGGATTCTCGGCGAACTGCCCAAGAACGCCGTCGGCAAGATCGACAAACCCGCGCTGCGCCTGCTCGACGCCGACACCCACTGA